The proteins below come from a single Mya arenaria isolate MELC-2E11 chromosome 6, ASM2691426v1 genomic window:
- the LOC128236620 gene encoding putative nuclease HARBI1: MDDQFRRNSFQFQRIARFPNVIGVIDGTHIGIKAPHEHEEVFVNRKSVHIINVQVVFDPFHRIIDVVARWPGSVHDSRVLRESGLFDLFEGEHANGYYLLGDSGYPAKRWLLTAYLSPQNATEEGYNRSHKITRALVERSI; this comes from the exons ATGGATGATCAGTTCAGGCGAAACTCATTTCAGTTTCAGAGAATCGCCCGATTCCCGAATGTTATTGGAGTGATCGATGGGACCCATATTGGAATTAAGGCTCCTCATGAACATGAAGAAGTGTTTGTGAACAGAAAGAGTGTTCATATCATAAATGTTCAAGTAGTGTTCGATCCTTTTCATAGAATTATAGATGTAGTTGCGAGATGGCCAGGATCGGTCCATGATAGCAGGGTGCTCCGTGAAAGCGGTTTATTTGACTTGTTTGAAGGGGAGCATGCAAATGGATACTACTTGTTGGGAGATAGTGGATATCCAGCTAAGAGATGGCTGCTAACCGCCTACCTGTCACCACAGAATGCAACAGAAGAAGGCTACAACCG aAGTCACAAAATCACACGAGCTCTTGTGGAGAGATCTATTTGA